Proteins encoded by one window of Modestobacter marinus:
- a CDS encoding glycerol-3-phosphate dehydrogenase/oxidase — protein sequence MTAVRPLGPEQRAQAWADLAAGEFEVLVIGGGVTGAGVALDAATRGLRTALVEARDFASGTSSRSSKLFHGGLRYLEQFDFGLVREALHERDLSVNRIAPHLVKPVPFLYPLTHRGWERPYVTAGLALYDGLARLGALSEPMPAQKHLTRTGARRMFPALKPDAFVGAVRYYDAQADDARHTLTVARTAAAYGATVLNSAEVVSFEHAGGRVVGAKVRDVETGNEVDVCSEVVVNATGVWTDDVQTLVGGRGRFHVRASKGVHIVVPRDRINGEAGLILRTEKSVLFVIPWGSHWIVGTTDTDWELDKAHPAASKADIDYILEHVNEVLSVPLTHADITGVYAGLRPLLSGEQESTSQLSREHAVARPTPGVIAVAGGKYTTYRPMAADAVDAVAEDVTRRVPPSVTENIPLVGAEGYAAMVNSLDGLSDRWGIPRFRAEHLLNRFGSQTPEVLDLAADAPELLEPVPGAEEYLMVEMVWGAAHEAALHLDDLLARRTRISIETPHRGVDCAEPVARAVAGVLGWDEERIASEVESYTARVEAERRSQEATGDQEADAARIAAPDTRAVAVGRALG from the coding sequence CACTCGGTCCCGAGCAGCGCGCCCAGGCCTGGGCCGACCTCGCGGCCGGCGAGTTCGAGGTCCTGGTCATCGGTGGCGGGGTGACCGGCGCAGGTGTCGCGCTGGACGCGGCCACCCGCGGGCTCCGGACGGCGCTGGTCGAGGCCCGCGACTTCGCCAGCGGCACCTCCTCGCGCTCCTCCAAGCTCTTCCACGGGGGTCTGCGCTACCTGGAGCAGTTCGACTTCGGGCTGGTCCGGGAGGCGCTGCACGAGCGCGACCTGTCGGTGAACCGGATCGCCCCGCACCTGGTCAAGCCGGTGCCGTTCCTCTACCCGCTGACCCACCGCGGCTGGGAGCGGCCCTATGTCACCGCCGGGCTCGCGCTCTACGACGGGCTGGCCCGCCTGGGCGCACTGTCCGAGCCGATGCCCGCGCAGAAGCACCTGACCCGCACGGGTGCCCGCCGGATGTTCCCGGCGCTCAAGCCGGACGCCTTCGTCGGTGCGGTCCGCTACTACGACGCCCAGGCCGACGACGCGCGGCACACCCTGACGGTGGCCCGCACCGCCGCCGCCTACGGGGCCACCGTGCTCAACTCCGCCGAGGTCGTCTCCTTCGAGCACGCCGGTGGCCGGGTGGTCGGGGCGAAGGTGCGCGACGTCGAGACCGGCAACGAGGTCGACGTCTGCAGCGAGGTGGTCGTCAACGCCACCGGGGTGTGGACCGACGACGTCCAGACCCTGGTCGGTGGCCGCGGCCGGTTCCACGTGCGCGCCAGCAAGGGCGTGCACATCGTCGTCCCGCGGGACCGGATCAACGGCGAGGCCGGCCTGATCCTGCGCACCGAGAAGTCGGTGCTCTTCGTGATCCCGTGGGGCAGCCACTGGATCGTCGGGACGACCGACACCGACTGGGAGCTGGACAAGGCCCACCCGGCCGCCAGCAAGGCCGACATCGACTACATCCTCGAGCACGTCAACGAGGTGCTGTCGGTGCCGCTGACGCACGCCGACATCACCGGGGTCTACGCCGGCCTGCGCCCGCTGCTGTCCGGGGAGCAGGAGTCGACCAGCCAGCTCTCCCGGGAGCACGCCGTGGCCCGGCCGACGCCCGGCGTCATCGCCGTCGCCGGCGGCAAGTACACGACGTACCGGCCGATGGCCGCCGACGCCGTGGACGCCGTGGCCGAGGACGTCACCCGGCGGGTGCCGCCGAGCGTCACCGAGAACATCCCGCTGGTCGGCGCCGAGGGCTACGCGGCGATGGTCAACTCGCTCGACGGGCTCTCCGACCGCTGGGGCATCCCGCGGTTCCGCGCCGAGCACCTGCTCAACCGGTTCGGCTCGCAGACCCCCGAGGTGCTCGACCTCGCGGCCGACGCCCCCGAGCTGCTCGAGCCGGTGCCGGGCGCCGAGGAGTACCTGATGGTGGAGATGGTGTGGGGGGCCGCGCACGAGGCCGCCCTGCACCTGGACGACCTGCTGGCCCGGCGCACCCGGATCTCCATCGAGACCCCGCACCGCGGGGTCGACTGCGCCGAGCCGGTCGCCCGGGCGGTCGCCGGGGTGCTGGGCTGGGACGAGGAGCGGATCGCCAGCGAGGTCGAGAGCTACACGGCCCGGGTGGAGGCCGAGCGGCGGTCGCAGGAGGCGACCGGCGACCAGGAGGCCGACGCCGCACGGATCGCCGCCCCGGACACCCGCGCCGTCGCCGTCGGCCGCGCCCTGGGCTGA
- a CDS encoding TetR/AcrR family transcriptional regulator: MTDVDVQRPKRRREATVERLLDAALQTFAEQGFAAASVEDICSRGGFTRGAFYSSFRTKDELFEALMTREVERDLARVAELLAGLADEPDPLSAAVDRVLSAFRCDRTWALVVTEYTLHAARHPEAAEVLRRHDEQVGSRLGELVDRMAAEAGLTFTLPAADLIGAATALLSGLTVMSLTAQGDLEPLRRTALLSLVRGAVSRPPTTP, translated from the coding sequence GTGACGGACGTCGACGTGCAGCGGCCCAAGCGCCGCCGTGAGGCGACCGTCGAGCGGCTGCTGGACGCCGCCCTGCAGACCTTCGCCGAGCAGGGCTTCGCCGCGGCCAGCGTCGAGGACATCTGCAGCCGCGGCGGGTTCACCCGCGGCGCCTTCTACTCCAGCTTCCGCACCAAGGACGAGCTGTTCGAGGCCTTGATGACCCGCGAGGTCGAGCGGGACCTGGCGCGCGTCGCCGAGCTGCTCGCCGGCCTCGCCGACGAGCCGGACCCGCTCAGCGCCGCGGTCGACCGGGTGCTGAGCGCCTTCCGCTGCGACCGCACCTGGGCCCTGGTGGTCACCGAGTACACGCTGCACGCCGCCCGGCACCCCGAGGCCGCCGAGGTGCTGCGCCGGCACGACGAGCAGGTCGGGAGCCGGCTCGGCGAGCTCGTCGACCGGATGGCCGCGGAGGCGGGGCTGACCTTCACCCTCCCGGCCGCCGACCTCATCGGGGCGGCCACCGCGCTGCTCAGCGGCCTCACCGTCATGTCCCTCACCGCGCAGGGCGACCTCGAGCCCCTGCGCCGCACCGCCCTGCTCTCCCTCGTCCGTGGTGCCGTGTCGCGCCCGCCGACCACCCCCTGA
- a CDS encoding MMPL family transporter, translated as MSTLLYRIGRAAYRRRGLFSVAWLAVLGLVVTLFLTIGGEFDDEFTIPGSESQAALDRLDEVSPAAAGAGAQLVFVAPEGATVADPQYAAAIAETVAAAGQVDQVAGVQDPFATQSISPDGRAALAPVQYAVPPPELGENALEDLQAATAPAADAGLQVEVGGAAFNTGAVTVGPLELIGVVVAVLVLVVTFGSLLAAGMNLLTALVGVGIGLTGLLATSGVITLSSTAPTLALMIGLAVGIDYTLFILSRHRSQLAAGMDPEESAGRAAGTAGSAVVFAGLTVVIALSGLAVVGIPFLTVMGLGAAGTVLVAVLVALTLLPALLGFAGARLVPKPGSRAARREQALAEHAGTPARTGGARWAAFVTRRPVLTVLVTVVGLLVVAIPALQLRLALPDASTAPEESTTRQAYDAVSEYFGPGANGPLIVFLDGLEPATAEQTAGQAAAAIGGTPTGQPGEFTGGLDDVAYAVPQVVADGTAAIVQVVPESGPQDEATTALVADLRDLGDDLAGDTGADVTVTGQTAVAIDVSDRLGNALLPFTLVVVGLALVLLLLVFRSVLVPVKAALGFLLSVGASFGAVVAVFQWGWLMDVFGVPATGPVISFMPILLMAVLFGLAMDYEVFLVSRMREEFVHGAEPRAAVVAGMRHASRVVVAAALIMFSVFGSFVTIEDVTVKAIAFGLAVGVLVDAFIVRMTLVPAVLALLGRSAWWLPRWLDRLLPDLDVEGAKLSRTVEAERTPEPVGS; from the coding sequence ATGTCCACCCTGCTCTACCGGATCGGCCGCGCGGCCTACCGCCGTCGCGGGCTCTTCTCCGTGGCCTGGCTCGCCGTGCTCGGGCTCGTCGTCACCCTCTTCCTCACCATCGGCGGGGAGTTCGACGACGAGTTCACCATCCCCGGCTCGGAGTCCCAGGCCGCGCTCGACCGGCTCGACGAGGTCTCCCCCGCGGCGGCGGGCGCCGGCGCGCAGCTGGTGTTCGTCGCCCCCGAGGGCGCCACGGTGGCCGATCCCCAGTACGCCGCCGCGATCGCCGAGACCGTGGCCGCAGCCGGTCAGGTCGACCAGGTCGCCGGCGTGCAGGACCCCTTCGCCACCCAGTCGATCAGCCCGGACGGGCGGGCGGCCCTGGCCCCGGTGCAGTACGCGGTGCCGCCGCCCGAGCTCGGGGAGAACGCGCTGGAGGACCTGCAGGCGGCCACGGCCCCGGCCGCGGACGCGGGTCTGCAGGTCGAGGTCGGCGGCGCCGCCTTCAACACCGGTGCGGTCACCGTCGGTCCGCTGGAGCTCATCGGCGTGGTGGTCGCCGTGCTGGTCCTCGTCGTCACCTTCGGGTCGCTGCTCGCCGCCGGCATGAACCTGCTGACCGCCCTGGTCGGGGTGGGCATCGGGCTCACCGGGCTGCTGGCGACGTCCGGCGTCATCACGCTCTCCTCGACCGCCCCGACGCTGGCGCTGATGATCGGCCTGGCGGTCGGCATCGACTACACGCTGTTCATCCTGTCCCGGCACCGCTCCCAGCTGGCCGCCGGCATGGACCCCGAGGAGTCCGCCGGGCGGGCCGCCGGCACCGCCGGCTCCGCCGTCGTCTTCGCCGGCCTGACCGTGGTCATCGCGCTCTCCGGGCTCGCCGTCGTCGGCATCCCCTTCCTCACCGTCATGGGCCTGGGTGCCGCGGGCACCGTGCTGGTCGCCGTCCTGGTCGCGCTGACGCTGCTGCCCGCGCTGCTGGGCTTCGCCGGCGCCCGGCTCGTGCCCAAGCCCGGTTCCCGCGCCGCCCGCCGCGAGCAGGCGCTCGCCGAGCACGCCGGGACGCCGGCGCGCACCGGTGGCGCCCGCTGGGCCGCCTTCGTCACCCGCCGGCCGGTGCTGACCGTGCTGGTCACCGTCGTCGGCCTGCTGGTGGTCGCGATCCCCGCGCTGCAGCTGCGGCTGGCCCTGCCCGACGCCAGCACCGCCCCCGAGGAGAGCACCACCCGGCAGGCCTACGACGCGGTCAGCGAGTACTTCGGCCCCGGGGCCAACGGCCCGCTCATCGTCTTCCTCGACGGCCTGGAGCCGGCGACCGCCGAGCAGACGGCCGGCCAGGCGGCCGCCGCGATCGGCGGCACGCCGACCGGGCAGCCCGGTGAGTTCACCGGCGGGCTGGACGACGTCGCCTACGCCGTCCCGCAGGTGGTGGCCGACGGCACCGCCGCGATCGTGCAGGTGGTGCCGGAGAGCGGCCCGCAGGACGAGGCGACCACCGCGCTCGTGGCCGACCTGCGTGACCTCGGCGACGACCTGGCCGGCGACACCGGCGCCGACGTGACGGTGACCGGGCAGACCGCCGTCGCCATCGACGTCTCCGACCGGCTCGGCAACGCCCTGCTGCCGTTCACCCTGGTCGTCGTGGGCCTCGCCCTGGTCCTGCTGCTGCTGGTCTTCCGGTCCGTCCTGGTGCCGGTGAAGGCCGCGCTGGGCTTCCTGCTCTCGGTGGGCGCCTCGTTCGGTGCGGTCGTCGCGGTCTTCCAGTGGGGCTGGCTGATGGACGTCTTCGGGGTGCCGGCCACCGGCCCGGTCATCAGCTTCATGCCGATCCTGCTGATGGCGGTCCTCTTCGGCCTGGCCATGGACTACGAGGTCTTCCTCGTCTCCCGGATGCGCGAGGAGTTCGTGCACGGGGCCGAGCCGCGGGCGGCGGTGGTCGCCGGCATGCGGCACGCGTCCCGGGTGGTCGTCGCGGCCGCGCTGATCATGTTCTCGGTGTTCGGCAGCTTCGTGACCATCGAGGACGTGACCGTCAAGGCGATCGCGTTCGGCCTGGCCGTCGGCGTGCTGGTGGACGCCTTCATCGTCCGGATGACGCTGGTGCCGGCCGTGCTCGCGCTGCTGGGCCGTTCGGCCTGGTGGCTGCCGCGCTGGCTGGACCGGCTGCTGCCCGACCTGGACGTCGAGGGCGCGAAGCTGAGCCGGACGGTCGAGGCCGAGCGCACCCCGGAGCCGGTGGGCAGCTGA
- a CDS encoding M20 family metallopeptidase produces the protein MSAPAPDVAELTRELVRVPTVSGDAAAQRGLLGLVTDAATEAAPHLRRIEGPDREQPWTLLTSATDPARPRLVIACHVDTVPASDPGGWSRDPFGADLDGGRIWGRGASDMKAGVAAAVAALAVADLETPLALLLTSDEEIGSRGAAAAAGAVADLSVGAVIVPEATGNRVVLGHRGALWLAVRTRGVAAHGSTPERGHNALLDLVAVLGRADRELPLTSEPFLGAETWNPGVLRGGTVPNVVPDRAEVLIDQRTVGTGAHLAAWWRAQAEVAEVDVLVDLPAVRTPADDPWVAGLPVEAQAAPATYFTDASVLTAVTGGAPVVVWGPGTPAVMHAVDEHVEVVEAEQAAAAFAAVLARWPR, from the coding sequence ATGAGCGCCCCTGCCCCGGACGTCGCCGAGCTGACCCGCGAGCTGGTGCGGGTTCCGACCGTCTCCGGCGACGCGGCCGCGCAGCGGGGCCTGCTCGGCCTGGTCACCGACGCGGCGACGGAGGCGGCCCCGCACCTGCGACGCATCGAGGGCCCCGACCGCGAGCAACCGTGGACCCTGCTCACCTCGGCGACCGACCCGGCGAGGCCGCGGCTGGTCATCGCCTGCCATGTCGACACGGTCCCGGCGAGCGATCCCGGCGGGTGGTCACGCGACCCGTTCGGGGCCGACCTGGACGGCGGCCGGATCTGGGGCCGGGGCGCCTCGGACATGAAGGCGGGGGTGGCGGCGGCGGTCGCAGCGCTGGCCGTGGCGGATCTGGAGACGCCGCTCGCCCTGCTGCTCACCAGCGACGAGGAGATCGGCTCCCGGGGTGCCGCCGCCGCGGCGGGGGCGGTGGCCGACCTGTCGGTGGGCGCCGTCATCGTCCCGGAGGCGACGGGCAACCGGGTGGTCCTGGGGCACCGCGGTGCGCTGTGGCTCGCCGTCCGGACCCGGGGCGTCGCCGCCCACGGGAGCACCCCCGAGCGCGGCCACAACGCCCTGCTGGACCTGGTCGCGGTGCTCGGCCGGGCGGACCGGGAGCTGCCGCTGACCAGTGAGCCCTTCCTGGGTGCCGAGACCTGGAACCCCGGCGTCCTGCGCGGCGGCACGGTGCCGAACGTCGTCCCCGACCGGGCGGAGGTGCTGATCGACCAGCGCACCGTGGGCACCGGCGCGCACCTCGCCGCCTGGTGGCGAGCACAGGCGGAGGTGGCGGAGGTCGACGTCCTGGTCGACCTCCCGGCAGTGCGCACGCCGGCCGACGATCCCTGGGTGGCCGGCCTGCCGGTCGAGGCGCAGGCGGCACCGGCCACCTACTTCACCGACGCCTCCGTGCTCACCGCGGTCACCGGCGGCGCACCGGTCGTCGTGTGGGGGCCGGGCACCCCCGCGGTGATGCACGCCGTCGACGAGCACGTCGAGGTGGTGGAGGCGGAGCAGGCCGCCGCCGCGTTCGCCGCCGTCCTCGCCCGCTGGCCGCGGTGA
- a CDS encoding LacI family DNA-binding transcriptional regulator → MARVTIRDVAELAQVSTATVSRALSGAKPVSPAVVDQVRRAADELGYAGNGIASALRRSRTDTVGMVVPSIANPFFTGLVEHVEHALQDAGRQLFLCSSRSDPELEAQRLRSLVARQVDGIIISPVHGSLSTTAVRRAADELPLVQVDRYVTGVDSDWVGVDDDAALELVMEHLADRGVRSAAFVSSQLTNSSTELRVAGFHRHAERLGIAVREEDVLLGEYSIEWGRQAAVTLLAAGPRPDAVVCADDLIALGMLQACAAAGVDVPRDLLVTGFDDIPFAALSHPPLTTVRQPQAEIAAEAVRLLSRVLGAQEAPPSRVALRPSLTVRSSTSR, encoded by the coding sequence GTGGCGAGGGTGACCATCCGCGACGTCGCCGAGCTGGCCCAGGTGTCGACCGCCACGGTCTCCCGCGCCCTGTCCGGGGCCAAGCCGGTCTCCCCGGCCGTCGTCGACCAGGTCCGGCGCGCCGCGGACGAACTCGGCTACGCCGGGAACGGCATCGCCAGCGCGCTGCGCCGCAGCCGCACCGACACGGTCGGCATGGTGGTGCCCAGCATCGCCAACCCCTTCTTCACCGGCCTCGTCGAGCACGTCGAGCACGCCCTGCAGGACGCCGGCCGTCAGCTGTTCCTGTGCTCCTCCCGGTCGGACCCGGAGCTGGAGGCGCAGCGACTGCGCAGCCTGGTCGCCCGCCAGGTCGACGGCATCATCATCAGCCCGGTGCACGGCAGCCTGAGCACGACGGCGGTGCGGCGGGCCGCGGACGAGTTGCCCCTGGTCCAGGTCGACCGCTACGTCACCGGGGTGGACAGCGACTGGGTCGGGGTCGACGACGACGCAGCGCTGGAGCTGGTCATGGAGCACCTGGCCGACCGCGGCGTCCGCTCCGCCGCGTTCGTCAGCTCGCAGCTCACCAACTCCTCGACCGAACTGCGGGTCGCGGGTTTCCACCGGCACGCCGAACGCCTGGGCATCGCGGTGCGCGAGGAGGACGTCCTGCTGGGCGAGTACTCGATCGAGTGGGGACGGCAGGCCGCCGTCACCCTGCTCGCCGCCGGACCACGACCGGACGCCGTCGTCTGCGCCGACGACCTGATCGCCCTGGGGATGCTGCAGGCGTGCGCGGCGGCCGGCGTCGACGTCCCCCGCGACCTGCTGGTCACCGGGTTCGACGACATCCCGTTCGCGGCGCTGAGCCATCCGCCGCTGACCACCGTCCGGCAGCCGCAGGCGGAGATCGCGGCGGAGGCGGTGCGCCTGCTGTCGCGGGTGCTGGGTGCGCAGGAGGCGCCGCCCTCACGGGTGGCGCTACGGCCCTCGCTCACCGTCCGGTCGAGCACCAGCCGCTGA
- a CDS encoding BtpA/SgcQ family protein, protein MAAQLGVYPRKPSAMAELFGTEKTLVGAVHLPPLPGSPSYRGQSVAELCRFAVEEAQAYVGNGFDTVIVENHWDLPFLKPGEHGYEVAATMGVITAAVVAELGAKVGVSVLSNAGQCSVAAAWAAGAGWVRVNQWANAYVANEGIIEGQAASTTRYRHAIGADPVRVFADVHVKHGAHAIVADRTLAEQTEDAEFFDADVLIATGSRTGHPTSVAEVVGIRDHTQLPVVIGSGIDPTNVGPLLAECDGAIVASAAKENSRWWGRVDPEKVRAVARAAGR, encoded by the coding sequence ATGGCAGCGCAGCTCGGTGTGTACCCCCGCAAGCCCTCGGCGATGGCCGAGCTCTTCGGCACGGAGAAGACGCTCGTGGGTGCAGTGCACCTGCCTCCGCTGCCCGGGAGCCCCTCCTACCGCGGCCAGTCGGTGGCCGAGCTGTGCCGGTTCGCCGTCGAGGAGGCGCAGGCCTACGTCGGCAACGGCTTCGACACCGTGATCGTGGAGAACCACTGGGACCTGCCGTTCCTCAAGCCGGGGGAGCACGGGTACGAGGTGGCCGCGACGATGGGCGTGATCACCGCCGCCGTCGTCGCCGAGCTCGGCGCGAAGGTCGGGGTCAGCGTGCTGTCCAACGCGGGCCAGTGCTCGGTCGCCGCCGCCTGGGCCGCCGGGGCCGGCTGGGTCCGGGTCAACCAGTGGGCCAACGCCTACGTGGCCAACGAGGGGATCATCGAGGGCCAGGCGGCCAGCACCACCCGGTACCGGCACGCGATCGGGGCCGACCCGGTGAGGGTCTTCGCCGACGTGCACGTCAAGCACGGGGCGCACGCCATCGTCGCCGACCGCACGCTGGCCGAGCAGACCGAGGACGCCGAGTTCTTCGACGCCGACGTCCTGATCGCCACCGGCTCGCGCACCGGGCACCCGACGTCGGTGGCCGAGGTCGTGGGCATCCGCGACCACACCCAGCTCCCCGTGGTCATCGGCAGCGGCATCGACCCGACCAACGTCGGTCCGCTGCTCGCCGAGTGCGACGGCGCGATCGTCGCCTCCGCCGCCAAGGAGAACAGCCGCTGGTGGGGCCGGGTCGACCCGGAGAAGGTGCGCGCCGTCGCCCGGGCCGCCGGCCGGTGA
- a CDS encoding carbohydrate kinase family protein: MGPGRPGEGARRRPGRRPVIVFCGYANLDVVGRVPHVPRPDERVHAVTVEHLPGGMAANAAVAAARAGAQVAFAGVVGDDPLSARFLAELAAEGIDTGWTDRTGFLSTAIVLVDGAGRRSVVSEDDALGSAHVTAVADRLAADGGLLYLDGYRAAELEGAARAGVRLAVDLDGCDDPGVALAAMHAADHVVVGRRRLTELLAVPADQWAALSRTAGVTLVVTDGARGWSLHQPDGPAVAGPALEVEVVDDTGAGDCFTGTYLAALAAGASPSTAATRAGVAASLSCTVPGARAAPAPDLVDAALAGTPAGSPAT, from the coding sequence GTGGGGCCGGGTCGACCCGGAGAAGGTGCGCGCCGTCGCCCGGGCCGCCGGCCGGTGATCGTCTTCTGCGGGTACGCCAACCTCGACGTGGTCGGCCGGGTGCCCCACGTGCCGCGTCCCGACGAGCGGGTGCACGCCGTCACCGTGGAGCACCTCCCGGGCGGGATGGCCGCCAACGCCGCCGTCGCCGCGGCCCGCGCCGGTGCCCAGGTCGCCTTCGCCGGCGTGGTCGGCGACGACCCGCTGTCGGCCCGGTTCCTCGCCGAGCTCGCCGCGGAGGGCATCGACACCGGGTGGACCGACCGCACCGGCTTCCTGTCCACCGCGATCGTGCTGGTGGACGGCGCCGGCCGGCGGTCGGTGGTGAGCGAGGACGACGCCCTGGGCTCTGCCCACGTGACCGCGGTCGCCGACCGGCTGGCTGCCGACGGCGGGCTGCTCTACCTCGACGGCTACCGCGCGGCCGAGCTCGAGGGGGCCGCCCGGGCCGGGGTCCGCCTGGCCGTCGACCTCGACGGGTGCGACGACCCAGGCGTCGCGCTCGCTGCGATGCACGCCGCCGACCACGTCGTCGTCGGGCGCCGGCGGCTCACCGAGCTGCTGGCGGTGCCGGCTGACCAGTGGGCCGCACTCTCCCGCACCGCCGGGGTCACGCTCGTGGTCACCGACGGGGCGCGCGGCTGGTCGCTGCACCAGCCCGACGGCCCGGCGGTGGCCGGGCCGGCGCTCGAGGTCGAGGTCGTCGACGACACCGGGGCCGGCGACTGCTTCACCGGCACCTACCTGGCCGCGCTGGCGGCCGGTGCCTCCCCGTCCACCGCGGCGACCCGGGCCGGGGTCGCCGCGAGCCTGTCCTGCACCGTCCCGGGCGCCCGCGCCGCGCCGGCCCCCGACCTCGTCGACGCAGCGCTGGCCGGGACCCCGGCCGGCTCGCCTGCCACCTGA
- a CDS encoding substrate-binding domain-containing protein produces MKRPLALAAGACLLALAACDSAPAPSSDAGAETGGSSTAGSLPEPSVQPVGCETDEPLEIGLVTINLQALFFNQINEAAQAMADENDVDLQIISGNDDSVTQANAINTLVADGVDAVIVAAVDTEGIKPAIRAADEAGIPVVAVDAIVDDPAVDAQVGTANAEGGSLIGEELLEISGGEGEVGIVSALNSTIQLERQQGFEDAVTAGGMTIGTVVDGRNIQENAQAAAENLLTGNPDLQYVYATGEPALIGLAAAVRSQGAQDRVSAVGWDLSDPAVEGLEEGWIAGVVQQNTFEFGYQAMAAAIDLACGNPVEQENPVDIQIVTPENVSDYLYYLEG; encoded by the coding sequence ATGAAGCGACCCCTCGCCCTGGCCGCAGGCGCCTGCCTGCTCGCCCTCGCCGCCTGCGACAGCGCACCCGCGCCGTCGTCCGACGCCGGTGCGGAGACCGGCGGCAGCTCGACGGCCGGCTCGCTGCCGGAGCCCAGCGTCCAGCCGGTGGGCTGCGAGACCGACGAGCCGCTGGAGATCGGGCTGGTGACGATCAACCTGCAGGCGCTGTTCTTCAACCAGATCAACGAGGCCGCGCAGGCGATGGCCGACGAGAACGACGTCGACCTGCAGATCATCAGCGGCAACGACGACTCGGTGACCCAGGCGAACGCCATCAACACGCTGGTCGCCGACGGGGTGGACGCGGTGATCGTGGCCGCGGTCGACACCGAGGGCATCAAGCCCGCGATCCGGGCCGCGGACGAGGCGGGCATCCCCGTCGTGGCGGTGGACGCCATCGTCGACGACCCGGCGGTGGACGCCCAGGTCGGCACCGCGAACGCCGAGGGCGGGTCGCTGATCGGCGAGGAGCTGCTGGAGATCTCCGGCGGCGAGGGTGAGGTCGGCATCGTCAGCGCGCTGAACAGCACCATCCAGCTGGAGCGCCAGCAGGGCTTCGAGGACGCCGTCACCGCCGGCGGGATGACCATCGGCACCGTGGTCGACGGCCGCAACATCCAGGAGAACGCCCAGGCCGCCGCCGAGAACCTGCTCACCGGCAACCCGGACCTGCAGTACGTGTACGCCACCGGTGAGCCGGCGCTCATCGGTCTGGCCGCCGCGGTCCGCAGCCAGGGCGCGCAGGACCGGGTGAGCGCCGTCGGCTGGGACCTCTCCGACCCTGCCGTCGAGGGTCTGGAGGAGGGCTGGATCGCCGGCGTCGTCCAGCAGAACACCTTCGAGTTCGGCTACCAGGCGATGGCCGCGGCGATCGACCTGGCCTGCGGCAACCCGGTGGAGCAGGAGAACCCGGTCGACATCCAGATCGTCACGCCGGAGAACGTCTCCGACTACCTGTACTACCTGGAGGGCTGA
- a CDS encoding ATP-binding cassette domain-containing protein: MADETGDLLVELEGITKSYGPVRSLRGVDLTLRRGEVLGLVGDNGAGKSTLMKVLAGAVQHDAGEIRVHGRPVRFSNPSAAQDEKIGIVYQDLALCDTLDVASNLFLGREPRTGPFIDRKAMHERAAQILADLHVKVTSTHQEIGTLSGGQRQTVAIARAVSFAPDVLILDEPTAALAVAEVESVLRLITDVARRGVGVILITHRLQDLFRVCDRITVMYEGQSVDDALIKDLDIEKLVGLITRSAPGQEAVA, translated from the coding sequence GTGGCTGACGAGACCGGGGACCTCCTCGTCGAACTCGAGGGCATCACCAAGTCCTACGGACCGGTGAGGTCACTGCGCGGGGTCGACCTCACCCTGCGTCGCGGGGAGGTCCTCGGCCTCGTCGGCGACAACGGTGCCGGCAAGTCCACGCTGATGAAGGTGCTGGCCGGCGCCGTGCAGCACGACGCCGGGGAGATCCGGGTGCACGGCCGGCCGGTGCGCTTCAGCAACCCCTCGGCCGCACAGGACGAGAAGATCGGCATCGTCTACCAGGACCTGGCGCTCTGCGACACCCTCGACGTCGCCAGCAACCTGTTCCTCGGCCGGGAGCCCCGCACGGGCCCGTTCATCGACCGGAAGGCGATGCACGAGCGGGCCGCGCAGATCCTCGCCGACCTGCACGTCAAGGTGACCAGCACCCACCAGGAGATCGGGACCCTCTCCGGCGGCCAGCGGCAGACGGTCGCCATCGCCCGCGCGGTGTCCTTCGCCCCCGACGTGCTCATCCTCGACGAGCCGACCGCCGCGCTCGCCGTCGCCGAGGTCGAGTCGGTCCTGCGGCTGATCACCGACGTCGCGCGTCGCGGGGTCGGGGTCATCCTGATCACCCACCGCCTGCAGGACCTCTTCCGCGTCTGCGACCGGATCACCGTCATGTACGAGGGGCAGAGCGTCGACGACGCGCTCATCAAGGACCTCGACATCGAGAAGCTCGTCGGTCTCATCACCCGTTCCGCCCCCGGGCAGGAGGCAGTCGCATGA